The genomic window AATTTCAAAAATGAGAAGCAGGAGCTTataagaagtaaaaaaaatacatgtTAAATATAGTAATATTTCCCTAAAGCCTAACGGGACCAACAGATCAAAGGCTGAGTGTAGCTAAAAGACAGAAAATGCAAATTGACTATGGTGTCACTAGTAAAGAAGCACAAATAGCATCAATGTCTAGTGAAAAAAACAGCACAAGAtgaattattttcagaaaatacatAGTACTATTACGTAACACTTCTTGAGGCAAAAACTCTTCTATGTAGTACTATTACATAACACATCTATAACAACATGTGCTAAAACGAAGTTGGAACCTTGTTCTTCCTTGAAGAAGTGAGAGAAGAAGCTTCCTTTAGTTAGTAATAAAACTTGCTGGTCAAACAAAAAGATGAGAAATGATAATGCTCAAAAAAGTCTATTACATAATGAGCAGGGGCATACTTAATCTATGAAGTCTGGGTAGAGTAGGGACTTGATGACATAATGAGGCTGAAGAGAAATATTGATTACTGATGCCTACAGAGGGATAATTGATAAGCATGGATTTGAGAAATGAAGGCGGAACAATAAGAAGGTACTTACTGAAATAGTGAAGAAACATGTGCACTGAAGATGACCGAAGAAAGAAGAGACTGAAGATTTACGGAAAAGAACCGCAACATACTAATAATATATGTTGGCAGCCTAACAAACATTTAACATTTAGAGCAATAAGCACAAAAGGAAACAAGAAAAAGTAACAGTCTGAAGAAAAACTATTTCTCTATATAAAGTGTGGTGGGATCAGAAAAAAATATTTACAAGTCCAACTAATCCACCAAATTGCATAAAATTATCTTGTTGTTCAGCCCACCTGCAGAGAGCCCAGGGAAAAGTCAAATTAGATGGACCTCCGCCTAAAGCTGGTAGAGAAAAGTAAGTCATGACTAAGAAAAACCTTTAAACTTTTACCCTATAGTGTAGTGAATTTTACAACCAAAAACCTTTGTTTCCCTCTACTATACTAAATTTTACTTAGAAAAATCTTCCTTTTCCTATGTGGATTAGATGATCTTGTGAATTATTTGTTATGCCGCTACGGATCTATTAGTACCAGCAGCATCCATGCATCACCCAGGTCAAGGAAAATCGTATATTAACTAGGGTGGTTGCACTGGACCAACAAGTGTCCCATCAGACGCGTGCTAGCATCACTCGCAGGAGTATTAATTTAACTACCAGCAACGCGATTCCATCCGCCCGATAGCTCCCCGTATACGACACGACGTTGACACAGGTCGCTGGAGTGTCATGCCTCAAGTTCAGACCTTTGCTTTCTAACCCGCTTGCTCCAGAGGTAAGCATTCCAGTGAACATCAGTAGTAGAATTTCTGAGATAGTTCGTGTCAATGCCTATAAATCAGCCCCTCCCCGCCCCAATCCCAGTATCCCACCACATCAATCAATAAGCCTCCAAGACCAAAAGTCCCCTGCATCTCCCGAGCGTCAGAGTTGAGCCAGAGTTTGCTTCGAGAGTTTAAACTTATTCCATCGCGATGGCGTCACAGGTGATCGAGGTGAACAGAAATGACGCGGAGGTGTACCACGGCGCGGCACTGTGCGCCGACAAGGCGGTGGAGCTGCTGGCCGAGACCAACATGCCGCTGGGTCTGCTGCCGCTGGCGGACATCGAGGAGGTCGGCTACAACCGCTCCACGGGCTTCGTGTGGCTGCGTCAGAAGAAGGCGCTCACACACACCTTCAAGCAGATCGGCAGGCTGGTCTCGTATGCCACCGAGGTGATGGCCTTTGTCGAAGACCGCAAGATGAAGCGCATCACGGGGGTTAAGAGCAAGGAGCTCCTCATCTGGGTCACCGTCTGCGACATGTACATCGACAAGAACGACCACTCAAAGATCAGTTTCAAGACGCCCACCGGACTGGGAAGGACCTTCCCTGTCTCCGCCTACGGAAAGGAGGACGACAACAAGCACGACGTGGCCAAATAAGAGACCACGGCCGGCATAAAGAGTCATTTCTTTTCGGGCATACAGAGTTTGACACCACGATGAATACTACATGTACTCATTTTCTATATATATATGAACTGTTTTAATAAGGTGAGATCACGAACTTGTAATACTCTACTTTGGTATTTTGCCGGATTTTAAATCGCAGACGATCAGAAATGTCTGCTCGCTTTGATGGCTCCTTAAATCATAGTAAGTCGGCTCATTCATGccaaaggccaactccaacgcaccgaTCTAAACGGACATAAATTTAGTCCGCTATTTGTCTGTTTTCGACGGTTGGAGACGGGTCGTCAAGCCGCATCTGCCCAATTCTAGCCTGTGCACCCAACTGGCCAACCAATTTAGACTGTCATGCATGTCTTATAGCGTGCTAACATTCGGAGCGCACTTTCAGTGCACGGCGGCATTGGCGCACTTAATCCACGTCGTCAGATGCATGCCTCGTGATGGGCCAAAGGAACTACAGCCTGTAATATAAATCAATACGTGGAACATATACTACTTCCTCGCGGTAGCTATTGACTTCGGTTACGGTCCAGTATATCGAGTGCTACTTCACAGAATACTATAGCACATGTTCTAGAAATCTTTCTGCTTCGGCGATTTCAGAACAGGTCCACTTTGCATGACCATGGGGGGTACGCACACAAAGTTGTGCCCGAGCAAGTGCAGTGCAACAAGTTGTCTGTAGGGCCAGCCATAATGACGAGCCAACATTAGCCAGCCAGGACGTGATAGTTGACCACCCAGGCTAAAGCTCCCAAGTCTTCTCTCATCGTTCCAGATCTGCGATTTTGCATCCTTGCGCTATGGAGTTCGTCGACATGGATGGGCAACTAAGGTTGATTTTGGTTGTAATCTTAAGCAAATTTGGTTCCTCCACTTAGTTCTAACTGTTATTATTTTCCATACCTTTAGATCTACCAACAGTTTGATTCCTGATTTCTCCGGGGCAGTGTCAAGAGATCGTGCTGTTCTTCCGTCTCAATCGAACTGTTCTTCAGGGTCATCTAGGGTTGGCGAGC from Triticum aestivum cultivar Chinese Spring chromosome 3B, IWGSC CS RefSeq v2.1, whole genome shotgun sequence includes these protein-coding regions:
- the LOC123066729 gene encoding uncharacterized protein, which codes for MASQVIEVNRNDAEVYHGAALCADKAVELLAETNMPLGLLPLADIEEVGYNRSTGFVWLRQKKALTHTFKQIGRLVSYATEVMAFVEDRKMKRITGVKSKELLIWVTVCDMYIDKNDHSKISFKTPTGLGRTFPVSAYGKEDDNKHDVAK